In Opitutaceae bacterium TAV5, one genomic interval encodes:
- a CDS encoding acetyl xylan esterase — protein MISPAPAVSRLSRSRAALVASCLLAAAFVATGALPLSGHAQTSAPAAAAQAESAKLSLTVSADRADAIYRQGETVTFTIRVTGADAAPEAQWTLSKDGVAPKRSGTVALVNGAATVTGSLDEPGFLLCQVTLPDPAAKPDAKGKTTALGGAAIDPLKIAPSLPVPDDFDAFWAEKKKALAAIPVNARLTPVAPPKSADATKIETFDLQADSLGAPVSGYYARPAGAKPKSLPAILTVHGAGVRSSSLSGPANWAGRGLIALDINAHGLPNGKPASFYEALAKGELRDYRARGRDSRETIYFLGMYLRLVRAIDFLTAQPEWDGRTLIVSGGSQGGAQSIVAGGLDPRVTYISAGVPALCDNTGVLVNRQRGWPKFLPETKAEAEKVPEVVEAVRYYDAMNFATRVKAEAYFTTGFIDTTCAPTSVYAAYNNLPGKKAIYNDIASGHRSSPACGKAKNDALMAYLATRK, from the coding sequence ATGATCTCTCCCGCCCCTGCTGTCTCCCGTCTCTCCCGTTCCCGCGCGGCGCTCGTTGCGTCGTGCCTGCTCGCCGCGGCGTTTGTCGCCACCGGCGCCCTGCCGCTGTCGGGCCATGCGCAGACATCGGCTCCGGCTGCCGCCGCCCAGGCCGAGTCCGCCAAACTGTCGCTCACGGTCTCCGCCGACCGGGCCGACGCGATCTACCGCCAAGGGGAAACCGTGACGTTCACGATCCGCGTCACCGGCGCGGATGCCGCCCCGGAGGCCCAATGGACCCTCAGCAAGGACGGCGTGGCCCCCAAACGTTCCGGCACCGTCGCGCTCGTCAACGGCGCGGCCACCGTGACCGGTTCGCTCGACGAACCCGGTTTCCTGCTCTGCCAGGTCACCCTCCCCGATCCGGCAGCGAAACCCGATGCGAAAGGAAAAACCACAGCCCTCGGCGGCGCCGCCATCGATCCGCTGAAAATCGCGCCGAGCCTGCCGGTGCCGGACGACTTCGACGCGTTCTGGGCGGAAAAGAAAAAAGCCCTCGCCGCCATTCCGGTCAATGCCCGCCTCACGCCCGTCGCGCCGCCGAAGTCGGCGGACGCCACAAAAATCGAGACCTTCGATCTGCAAGCAGACAGCCTCGGCGCTCCCGTATCCGGTTATTACGCACGTCCCGCCGGCGCGAAACCGAAGAGCCTCCCGGCGATCCTCACGGTGCACGGCGCGGGCGTGCGCAGCTCCAGCCTGAGCGGGCCGGCGAACTGGGCGGGCCGCGGCCTGATCGCGCTCGATATCAATGCGCACGGCCTGCCCAACGGGAAACCGGCCTCCTTCTATGAAGCTCTCGCGAAAGGCGAACTGCGCGACTACCGCGCACGCGGTCGCGATTCGCGCGAGACGATCTACTTTCTCGGCATGTACCTGCGCCTCGTGCGCGCCATCGATTTCCTCACCGCGCAGCCGGAGTGGGATGGCCGCACGCTGATCGTCTCCGGCGGCAGCCAGGGCGGCGCCCAGTCCATCGTGGCAGGGGGACTCGATCCGCGCGTCACCTACATCTCGGCGGGCGTTCCCGCGCTCTGCGACAACACCGGCGTGCTCGTCAACCGCCAGCGCGGCTGGCCGAAGTTCCTGCCCGAAACGAAGGCCGAGGCGGAAAAAGTCCCCGAAGTCGTGGAGGCGGTGCGCTATTACGATGCGATGAATTTCGCCACGCGCGTGAAGGCCGAGGCGTATTTCACGACGGGCTTCATCGACACGACCTGCGCGCCGACCTCGGTTTACGCGGCCTACAACAATCTGCCCGGGAAAAAGGCCATCTACAACGACATCGCCAGCGGACATCGCAGCTCTCCGGCGTGCGGCAAGGCCAAAAACGACGCGCTCATGGCTTACCTCGCCACGCGCAAGTGA
- a CDS encoding antibiotic resistance protein → MSLIFASIAALLPIINPFSTAPLFLAMTEGDTDAERVEQARKGVIYMIAILGSFLLFGSFIMNFFGLSLPGLRIAGGILVAGVGMRMLYPKDDHDQTPQERAESRKKEDISFTPLAMPSLSGPGAISVTIGLTSLASGWLDYVSILIGILVVATITYIVLRLSTRLVHHLGVNGLHAMTKIMGFLILCVGIQFIVTGVRGIASDPELLREIRAGLAEPAGDGVEK, encoded by the coding sequence ATGAGCCTGATCTTCGCTTCCATCGCCGCCCTCCTCCCGATCATCAACCCGTTCAGCACGGCGCCGCTGTTCCTCGCCATGACCGAGGGCGACACCGATGCCGAACGCGTGGAGCAGGCGCGCAAGGGCGTGATCTACATGATCGCCATCCTCGGGAGCTTCCTGCTCTTCGGCAGTTTCATCATGAACTTCTTCGGCCTCTCGCTCCCCGGCCTGCGCATCGCGGGCGGCATCCTCGTGGCGGGCGTCGGCATGCGCATGCTCTACCCGAAAGACGACCACGACCAGACGCCGCAGGAACGCGCCGAGTCGCGCAAGAAGGAAGACATCTCCTTTACCCCGCTCGCCATGCCCAGCCTGAGCGGACCCGGCGCCATCTCGGTGACGATCGGCCTCACCTCGCTGGCGTCAGGCTGGCTCGACTACGTGAGCATCCTTATCGGCATTCTCGTCGTGGCCACCATCACCTACATCGTGCTGCGGCTGTCCACCCGGCTCGTGCACCATCTCGGCGTCAACGGCCTCCACGCCATGACCAAGATCATGGGCTTCCTCATCCTGTGCGTGGGAATCCAGTTTATCGTCACCGGCGTGCGCGGCATCGCGAGCGACCCGGAACTGCTGCGCGAGATCCGCGCCGGACTGGCGGAGCCGGCAGGCGACGGGGTGGAAAAGTAA